A region from the Drosophila takahashii strain IR98-3 E-12201 chromosome 2L, DtakHiC1v2, whole genome shotgun sequence genome encodes:
- the LOC123002799 gene encoding uncharacterized protein, which yields MTLSNTISSVKVGSGQSETFSTKCGLRQGHSLSCMLFNILMESIISKAGMHWTGTILTNRCVQLLGYADDIDVIGRTKHDVTGPFGAIGKKSAKVGLAVNREKTKFMVCSSRESRRLDVAALGVFERKILRKIVGPICVDDVYRIRYNHELYELYGDVDVASRVKSQRLCWLGHIARMDEDAPARKVFDAVIVGTRRR from the coding sequence ATGACATTGAGCAACACCATCAGCTCTGTCAAGGTAGGAAGTGGCCAATCGGAAACCTTTTCTACCAAGTGTGGCCTCAGACAAGGTCACTCGCTGTCTTGTATGCTCTTCAATATTCTAATGGAGAGTATTATAAGTAAGGCTGGTATGCATTGGACGGGCACGATATTAACCAACAGATGTGTCCAGCTCCTTGGTTACGCTGATGATATTGATGTCATTGGCCGCACCAAGCATGATGTCACAGGACCCTTCGGGGCTATTGGAAAGAAATCAGCAAAAGTAGGACTAGCAGTGAATAGGGAGAAAACAAAGTTTATGGTGTGCTCTAGCAGAGAATCGCGGCGTCTTGATGTAGCTGCTCTTGGAGTGTTCGAGAGAAAAATTCTTCGCAAAATCGTTGGTCCAATCTGCGTGGACGATGTTTATCGCATCAGATACAACCACGAGCTGTATGAGCTGTACGGTGATGTTGACGTAGCCAGCCGAGTGAAATCTCAAAGACTATGCTGGCTGGGCCACATTGCCCGTATGGATGAAGACGCTCCGGCTCGTAAGGTGTTTGATGCGGTGATTGTTGGGACACGAAGGAGATGA